In Kordiimonas sp. SCSIO 12610, the following are encoded in one genomic region:
- a CDS encoding glycosyltransferase family 2 protein, whose protein sequence is MLAFGKKKKKTCNKEDIKGFLLLFYGRGANHDSEISRRLGKGLTSTLNEITNNKEFVYGVLQPLALRKALAWMPYSPEQQDLVAKAVKKHFGIKLKAIEHRTAALKAICEHWRILRVLDNGSTGYSGADFAKWMGDTDTSHPEPVMGIIEDIRGNECFGYALNLAREGESLNLDFYLNGTYIGTQQANGLRRDVEEKHLGFKYTGFHFTVNLPRQLAHHDHLVLSVFDHETHMPICPARAFPNMGASYALNMVNFTHALEDAAQNSGVEVQHQIDEIKASLPDIQKYAAIPLAAYQTSKHLLNDAVPDSDLTDEGDLDLHVHCHASLQLTEQALHYFQQAVQKNPDAVIFFADHEWMDDSGGITPVFKHSFDYEELLTRATYPRAFAVKSGVFSGDLSPHNLWFKAYEKFGDKAFAHVPHLLFEAKDTCTVTKSEIRDYEQALSNHLKEVSPGASITLNADDTYDGMLENTGQITWPLSPDTPMMAIIIPMRDALELSRNCVKSLQETLQYPDQTEILIIDNGSEEDATKGWLKEINEASNIRVLSYDVPFNWAAINNYASRETSAEYLLFLNNDTVALDKGWDHILRGYLNRGDIGAVGARLLFEDGTIQYGGYVLDTDNIVLKEAYCQSVNQSYMDRAQLPHQTSAIIGAFLACRRNTFEKVGGFDEDNLPVAFNDVDFSLSILKAGLKNMYVPAITFQHLESKSRGYDAQDSAKDIREKKEREKMRAKWGEYLKSDRFYSPQLLKSEPTHTSILKR, encoded by the coding sequence ATGCTTGCCTTCGGGAAGAAAAAGAAAAAAACCTGCAATAAGGAAGACATCAAGGGCTTCCTTTTGCTGTTTTATGGCCGCGGTGCCAATCATGATAGCGAAATTTCCCGCCGTCTTGGCAAGGGCCTGACGAGCACCTTAAACGAGATCACCAACAATAAGGAATTTGTCTACGGTGTGCTGCAACCGCTTGCGCTCAGGAAGGCGCTTGCATGGATGCCCTATTCACCTGAACAGCAGGATTTGGTGGCCAAGGCCGTTAAAAAGCATTTTGGCATTAAACTGAAGGCCATTGAGCACCGCACCGCCGCATTGAAGGCAATTTGTGAGCATTGGCGAATTTTGCGTGTACTTGATAACGGATCAACTGGATATTCAGGGGCGGATTTCGCGAAATGGATGGGCGACACTGATACCAGCCACCCCGAACCTGTGATGGGCATCATAGAGGACATTCGCGGTAATGAATGTTTTGGCTATGCCCTTAATCTGGCGCGTGAAGGCGAAAGCCTTAATCTCGATTTTTACCTAAACGGCACCTATATCGGCACCCAGCAAGCCAATGGCCTGCGCCGCGATGTGGAAGAAAAACACCTGGGTTTTAAATATACAGGGTTTCACTTTACGGTAAATCTGCCGCGGCAGTTAGCGCATCATGATCATCTAGTTCTCTCGGTATTTGATCATGAAACCCATATGCCCATATGCCCCGCACGCGCCTTCCCGAACATGGGGGCATCATACGCCTTAAACATGGTGAATTTCACCCATGCGCTGGAGGATGCGGCCCAAAATAGCGGGGTTGAGGTCCAACATCAGATTGATGAGATCAAGGCTTCCCTGCCTGACATTCAGAAATATGCAGCGATCCCGCTTGCGGCCTATCAGACATCAAAGCATTTGTTAAACGACGCAGTCCCCGACAGTGATTTAACAGATGAAGGCGACCTTGACCTACACGTTCATTGTCACGCCAGCCTTCAGCTGACAGAGCAAGCCCTGCACTATTTCCAGCAGGCTGTACAGAAAAACCCGGATGCCGTCATCTTTTTCGCGGATCATGAATGGATGGATGACAGCGGGGGCATTACCCCAGTTTTCAAGCATAGTTTTGATTATGAAGAGCTTTTGACCCGCGCCACCTACCCCCGCGCCTTCGCGGTTAAAAGTGGCGTGTTTTCGGGCGACCTATCCCCGCATAACCTATGGTTCAAGGCCTATGAAAAATTTGGCGATAAGGCCTTCGCGCACGTTCCCCACCTTCTGTTTGAGGCCAAGGACACTTGCACGGTTACGAAAAGTGAGATCAGGGATTATGAACAGGCCTTAAGCAACCACCTGAAGGAGGTAAGCCCAGGTGCATCGATCACCCTAAACGCTGATGACACATATGACGGTATGCTGGAAAACACAGGGCAGATCACATGGCCGCTCTCACCCGACACGCCTATGATGGCGATCATCATCCCCATGCGCGATGCATTGGAGCTGAGCCGAAACTGCGTCAAGAGCCTGCAGGAAACGCTACAATACCCGGATCAAACCGAAATCCTGATCATTGATAATGGTAGCGAAGAAGATGCAACAAAGGGCTGGCTAAAAGAAATCAATGAGGCAAGCAACATCCGCGTGTTATCCTATGACGTCCCGTTCAACTGGGCTGCGATCAATAATTATGCCTCTCGGGAAACAAGCGCAGAATATCTATTGTTCCTCAATAATGACACTGTCGCCCTTGATAAAGGATGGGATCATATCCTGCGGGGCTACCTGAACCGCGGTGATATCGGCGCTGTTGGTGCTCGATTATTGTTCGAGGATGGAACCATTCAATATGGTGGCTATGTTTTGGACACGGATAATATTGTGCTCAAGGAAGCCTATTGCCAAAGCGTGAACCAAAGCTATATGGACCGCGCGCAGTTACCGCATCAGACCTCAGCCATCATCGGGGCGTTCCTTGCATGTAGGCGAAATACCTTTGAAAAAGTTGGCGGCTTTGACGAAGACAACCTTCCGGTTGCGTTCAATGATGTTGATTTCAGCCTGTCGATTTTAAAGGCAGGGCTTAAAAATATGTATGTTCCTGCAATAACATTCCAACATCTGGAATCGAAAAGCCGCGGGTATGACGCACAGGACAGCGCTAAAGATATCCGAGAGAAAAAAGAACGGGAAAAAATGCGCGCCAAATGGGGTGAATATCTTAAAAGTGATCGGTTTTATTCGCCGCAACTGTTGAAAAGCGAACCAACACACACCTCGATTTTAAAACGCTAG